One part of the Humulus lupulus chromosome 9, drHumLupu1.1, whole genome shotgun sequence genome encodes these proteins:
- the LOC133801861 gene encoding uncharacterized protein LOC133801861, which translates to MSPSELEESYWVQQVSLVDETSFQGSKPSCYDINKQLALGFQLSRIRSFDKTEGIRQICRLNKKSNKVSCSYYFSTCIFRETFRPNERNQKCDSSEIFLSNVMFCTKYYLCDIGRYIYIG; encoded by the exons ATGAGTCCTTCTGAGTTGGAGGAGTCCTATTGGGTACAACAAGTGAGTCTCGTAGATGAAACAAGCTTTCAAGGATCCAAACCTTCCTGTTATGACATCAACAAGCAGCTAGCTCTAGGGTTTCAGCTTTCAAGGATTCGAAGCTTTGACAAAACAGAAGGGATTCGACAAATTTGTCGCCTCAACAAAAAGTCCAACAAAGTTAGCTGTAGTTATTATTTTTCTACATGCATATTTAGAGAAACGTTCAGACCAAATGAAAGAAATCAAAAGTGTG ACTCGTCCGAAATATTTTTGAGCAATGTTATGTTTTGCACAAAAT ATTACTTATGCGATATAGGAAGGTACATATATATTG gttaa
- the LOC133802057 gene encoding potassium transporter 4-like yields the protein MIGQEAKTLFDLHMFYIYKKFLFHFDSFQFNSFSGGTFALYSLLCRHAKFSLLPNQQAADEELTAYKYGPSSQHASSSPLKRFLEKHKRLRTALLVVVLFGDCMVIGDGVLTPAISVLSSVSGLEVTEKKLTSGKLSCFAIFT from the exons ATGATTGGTCAGGAGGCTAAGACGCTATTTGATCTACACATGTTCTACATCTACAAAAAg TTTTTGTTTCATTTTGATTCATTTCAATTCAATTCATTTTCAGGTGGGACCTTTGCTCTTTACTCACTGCTTTGCCGCCATGCTAAGTTTAGTTTGCTTCCCAACCAGCAAGCAGCTGATGAAGAGCTCACTGCCTATAAATATGGTCCATCTTCTCAGCATGCTAGTTCCTCTCCCTTGAAGAGATTTTTGGAGAAGCATAAAAGGTTAAGGACTGCCCTTTTAGTTGTTGTGCTGTTTGGAGATTGCATGGTCATTGGTGATGGTGTCCTTACTCCTGCTATCTCAG ttCTATCTTCGGTTTCGGGGCTTGAAGTTACAGAAAAGAAATTAACTAGTGGTAAGTTGTCATGTTTTGCTATattcacctaa